Part of the Streptomyces sp. NBC_01460 genome, GTCGTCTTCATCGCGGTGGTGGGCAGCGTCGTCGGCTCGGGGATCTGGACGGCCCTGCTCAAGCGTTACCCGGCGGGTGTCGTCGCGCCGTTCTCGATGCTGGTTCCCGTCGTCGGCATGGCCGGCGCCTGGCTGGCACTGCACGAGCGTCCCACCGGATGGGCGGTGGCCGGCGGGGTCGTCGTGGTCGCCGGGGTGCTGCTCGGCACGGGCTGGCTGCCCCGCTTCCTCCGGGAGCGCACGCGCGCGGCGGCCGCCCCCCGCGTCCCCGGAGGGGGCGGGGAACGGCCGCCGGACGGTCAGCCGGCGGGGACGACCGGCACCTCCCAGGAGACGAAGCGCTCCTGAGGGACGAAGCCCATCGCCTCGTTGAGGGCGATCATCGGACGGTTGTCATCGGCGTTGGCCGTCTCGATCAGCCGCACCGAGGGCTCGTACTCACGCACGTGGGCGAGGTTCGCGAGCTTCAGCAGCAGCCCCAGGCCGTGGCCGCGGTGCCCGGCCGCCACCACCGTCATGCCCTGGAGGAGGTGCTCCGGATTGCCGGTGGTCTTGGAGGCGCTGGTGAAGCCGGCGAGCTCACCGGTCTCCTCGTGCACGACGCCCACGTGGTACGCGCGCCGGCCGCGGCCCACCCGCATCCGCTCGTAGCGCCGCACATGGCTGGTGCGGATCGCCTCGGGGCCCTCCCCCCAGGTCTCCGGGCGGCTCTCGCCGAGCGACTGGCCGAGCTCCGACACGGCGACCGCGAACCCGTCGGGGGTGATGGTCCCCCACCGCTGGAGCCGGTAGCCGGCCGGGACCTCCGGGACGCCGCCGGCCAGCGGGTCGTGCCGGGCCAGGTCGAGCCACTGGTGGACGCCCTCCGGGCCGTCGGCGGGGGTGGCGCCCACCGCGGCCGCGAACGCGGCCGGGCCCTCGTCCCGGGCGGGCCCGCCCGGCAGCGCCTGGACCACGTCGGCGACCAGGAGGGTGCGGCCGTGGTCCCCTGCCAGGGCACGGGCCCGCCCGACGAGGGCGGTCCCGATGCCCTGACGGCGCTCCTTGGACGCGGTCAGCAGCTGGTCGACGACGGCGACGGGCGCTCCGTCGGGGAGCACCAGACGGACCGCGCCGACCGCCTCACCGTCCAGGAAGGCGACCTCGCCCGCCAGCGCGGTGCCCGGCGGCGCGAAGCGCACCGAGCCGGCCAGGTCGGCCTCGCAGGGCGGGGCGGCGGACAGCGGGACGCCGTCCGCGCCGTCCTCGGTCAGTCGGAGCCAGGCGTCCAGCGTGGCGGTGTCGCCGGCGTCCAGCGGGACGAAGCGGAGGTCCGCTGCTGCGTCGTTCATACGGTGTCGGTCTCCCGGTCGGTGGAATCGTCGAGGACGCCCATGGCCTGGATGTCGTACAGGCCGAAGGCGGGGTGGACGTACACATCGGTGGCGCGGGGGCCCCGGTAGTGCAGGGTCTTGTCGTGGACCAGCGGGAGGATCACCGCGTGGTCCATGACCCGGCGCTCCACCTCCCGCCAGAGCTCGGCGCGGGCGGCGGGGTCGGCGGTGTGCAGCCCGGTGTCGATCAGCTCGTTGACCTTCGGGTCGTCGAGCTCGGCGATGTTCCAGTTGCCGCCGCCGGGGCGGATCAGCCGGCCGTCCACCAGAGGGGCCAGGAAGCCGTACTCGGTGGGGAAGTCGGCGCCCCAGT contains:
- a CDS encoding GNAT family N-acetyltransferase — translated: MNDAAADLRFVPLDAGDTATLDAWLRLTEDGADGVPLSAAPPCEADLAGSVRFAPPGTALAGEVAFLDGEAVGAVRLVLPDGAPVAVVDQLLTASKERRQGIGTALVGRARALAGDHGRTLLVADVVQALPGGPARDEGPAAFAAAVGATPADGPEGVHQWLDLARHDPLAGGVPEVPAGYRLQRWGTITPDGFAVAVSELGQSLGESRPETWGEGPEAIRTSHVRRYERMRVGRGRRAYHVGVVHEETGELAGFTSASKTTGNPEHLLQGMTVVAAGHRGHGLGLLLKLANLAHVREYEPSVRLIETANADDNRPMIALNEAMGFVPQERFVSWEVPVVPAG